In one window of Paraflavitalea soli DNA:
- a CDS encoding ribonuclease H-like YkuK family protein — MEQQWQRLDGTAIRRPIEEEVRSVLARETAHGHQLKVCIGTDSQVRAGTTAFATVIVFLRKGKGGFMYVLSDSSQQPMSVKERMLTEVGKSIEVAYQLCGLFTNYSIDMEVHADINTNPNFKSNHALKDAMGYIMGMGFAFRAKPYAFASSCCADKVV, encoded by the coding sequence CTGGATGGTACTGCCATCCGCCGCCCGATCGAAGAAGAAGTAAGATCGGTATTGGCAAGGGAAACAGCCCACGGACATCAACTGAAGGTATGTATCGGTACGGATAGCCAGGTAAGAGCAGGCACCACTGCATTTGCCACGGTGATCGTATTCTTACGAAAAGGTAAAGGGGGATTTATGTATGTACTGAGCGACTCCTCACAACAACCGATGAGTGTGAAAGAACGGATGTTGACCGAGGTAGGCAAAAGTATAGAAGTAGCCTACCAGTTGTGCGGCCTGTTTACCAACTACAGCATAGATATGGAAGTGCATGCCGACATCAACACCAATCCCAACTTTAAAAGTAACCACGCTTTGAAAGATGCGATGGGCTACATTATGGGAATGGGGTTTGCCTTCCGGGCCAAGCCTTATGCTTTTGCGAGTTCCTGCTGTGCAGATAAAGTAGTATAA